A window of the Halichoerus grypus chromosome 2, mHalGry1.hap1.1, whole genome shotgun sequence genome harbors these coding sequences:
- the CDK5R1 gene encoding cyclin-dependent kinase 5 activator 1 produces the protein MGTVLSLSPSYRKATLFEDGAATVGHYTAVQNSKNAKDKNLKRHSIISVLPWKRIVAVSAKKKNSKKVQPNSSYQNNITHLNNENLKKSLSCANLSTFAQPPPAQPPAPPAGQLSGSQTGGVSSSVKKAPHPALSSAGTPKRVIVQASTSELLRCLGEFLCRRCYRLKHLSPTDPVLWLRSVDRSLLLQGWQDQGFITPANVVFLYMLCRDVISSEVGSDHELQAILLTCLYLSYSYMGNEISYPLKPFLVESCKEAFWDRCLSVINLMSSKMLQINADPHYFTQVFSDLKNESGQEDKKRLLLGLDR, from the coding sequence ATGGGCACGGTgctgtccctgtcccccagctACCGGAAGGCCACGCTGTTTGAGGATGGCGCGGCCACGGTGGGCCACTACACGGCCGTGCAGAACAGCAAGAACGCCAAGGACAAGAACCTGAAGCGGCACTCCATCATCTCCGTGCTGCCTTGGAAGAGGATCGTGGCCGTGTCGGCCAAGAAGAAGAACTCCAAGAAGGTGCAGCCGAACAGCAGCTACCAGAACAACATCACGCACCTCAACAATGAGAACCTGAAGAAGTCGCTGTCGTGCGCCAACCTGTCCACGTTCGCCCAGCCCCCACCGGCGCAGCCGCCCGCACCCCCTGCCGGCCAGCTCTCGGGCTCCCAGACCGGGGGGGTCTCCTCCTCCGTCAAGAAGGCCCCGCACCCTGCCCTCAGCTCCGCAGGGACGCCCAAACGTGTCATCGTCCAGGCGTCGACGAGCGAGCTGCTGCGCTGCCTGGGCGAGTTCCTGTGCCGCCGGTGCTACCGCCTGAAGCACCTGTCCCCCACGGACCCTGTGCTCTGGCTGCGCAGCGTGGACCGCTCGCTGCTCCTGCAGGGCTGGCAGGACCAGGGCTTCATCACACCCGCCAACGTGGTCTTCCTCTACATGCTCTGCAGGGACGTCATCTCGTCGGAGGTGGGCTCGGACCACGAGCTCCAGGCCATCCTGCTGACCTGCCTGTACCTCTCCTACTCCTACATGGGCAACGAGATCTCCTACCCGCTCAAGCCCTTCCTGGTGGAGAGCTGCAAGGAGGCCTTTTGGGACCGCTGCCTCTCCGTCATCAACCTCATGAGCTCCAAGATGCTGCAGATCAACGCCGACCCACACTACTTCACACAGGTGTTCTCCGACCTGAAGAACGAGAGTGGTCAGGAGGACAAGAAGCGGCTCCTCCTCGGGCTCGATCGGTGA